In Methanomassiliicoccales archaeon, the genomic window TTCTGTCGGCGATCGACAAAATCGTAATGGCTTTTGCAGAACTCTCTTTAGCGGCTTGCTCAGGTGTCTGCGGGAACAAACTGGAGGTTCGTACCACCCGATCTGGATTGGCCGCGGGACAATGCGGTAATCAGCATCTGCTTCGGATGCCTTACTTCCGCATCGGCGACACCGATAGCCAGCGCTTCTTCCAATCGATTTCATGCGCTTCCCGCAGGAAGGGCAAACTGGATTCCCAGTCTTTTCCCTCGATTCTACTAAATCAAGGACTCTCAATTTTTCGATGTTAAGGGTTCTGGGTTCGTCCCTCAACTCCCCGTAAACGACGATCCGATCGCCGGGATTCAGCGCTCTAATTACATCCCTGAAACTTTTTGAAGGTTCATACGCCGTACAATCAATCGGCATTCGATACTGGTCTGGTAGCATCTTGAACACTACATGCCCTCCCTTGATCGTAGTAGGTCCTCCGAGTACAACGCCTTTAACAGCATAAGACCTGCACGGAGTTAATTCCCTCCAATCTGTAATGATGTGGTCGTCCGTACCCTGATTGGTGAGGTAAATGAGCCATCGTTCTGCAGGTTCGCCCTTAATCGATTGCATCGCAGGGACGAGTTCATTCACATCGTCACCCCTGATGCCAAAAAGGATGGGACATGGCGAATGTGGCGCGATCGCGATTCTCTCCTGCCCAAGATCATAATTGTTAAACGTCGATGGAAATGTTGAGTCCAATGACTTCACGGTGCTCTCATCGATTTCACGTTCTGTCCCCCACTTATTCTCGAAGCGGTAAGTAATGATTTCATAGGTCCGATCTTTTGGCCGCCAGGCGGCTGCGGCTGTCGCACCAATGATTCCCCTTCCACCGGAGAGTTCGAATTTAATCGCACCGATTCTTTTCAGTTCCTCCTCTACAAGTCCCCTTTCCACGATACTGCGTACAGCGTTCCAGTAGAAAGATTCCCGTGGTTTCGTCCTCGTGACGACGAGGCCAGGGCTCGCTCCCTCCTCCGTCCTCGCCCACCGCTTGAGGACTTCGCCACAGCGTTGGGCGACTTCCTCAAGCTTCACGTCGCTCTCTCCCCGCTCATACGAATAAACTGGTGACCCAGAGATCATACCAATTTGGGTCTTCTTCCCCCGCCCATGTCCAAAACGCATGGCAATCGCCCCATTCCCGCGCGTCTTCCATGGTACAGCGGGATTGAGGCGGACGAGGCGAGGGAATCCGATAAGATCGTAGCTTTCAAGCTCCTCGATGATCTTGGTCGCGAGAAAAGTTGTGCACATACCCTCTGTCGAATCGGTATCGTCGAACGCAACGATCATTTCGTTTCACTCTGACCTGGGAGACACGGGCAGAAATTGTTCTTTAATTTTTCGCAAACACCGCGAGGACAAACGAGTCAGTAGAATGACCCAAATGATATCTTGTTCAACAATGGTGCAAAAGAGAGGTCGGCGAATTCACCATATCGAGATCGTAGGGCTCGATCGATTTGATGAAAACGAAATCTCCGCTCTCCCCGACATCCGCAATCACTTCCA contains:
- a CDS encoding tRNA(Ile)(2)-agmatinylcytidine synthase, with translation MIVAFDDTDSTEGMCTTFLATKIIEELESYDLIGFPRLVRLNPAVPWKTRGNGAIAMRFGHGRGKKTQIGMISGSPVYSYERGESDVKLEEVAQRCGEVLKRWARTEEGASPGLVVTRTKPRESFYWNAVRSIVERGLVEEELKRIGAIKFELSGGRGIIGATAAAAWRPKDRTYEIITYRFENKWGTEREIDESTVKSLDSTFPSTFNNYDLGQERIAIAPHSPCPILFGIRGDDVNELVPAMQSIKGEPAERWLIYLTNQGTDDHIITDWRELTPCRSYAVKGVVLGGPTTIKGGHVVFKMLPDQYRMPIDCTAYEPSKSFRDVIRALNPGDRIVVYGELRDEPRTLNIEKLRVLDLVESREKTGNPVCPSCGKRMKSIGRSAGYRCRRCGSKASEADADYRIVPRPIQIGWYEPPVCSRRHLSKPLKRVLQKPLRFCRSPTETQAILK